In the Brachionichthys hirsutus isolate HB-005 chromosome 13, CSIRO-AGI_Bhir_v1, whole genome shotgun sequence genome, AGCCAAGGCACAGATTccagcaacacaaaaacacagaagcaaATTATGTCCCGGTGTTGCCCACGCGCTTTGATTGACAGGCGATCACAGAGTCttgcagcaaagacagcaaagcatCCAGACACTAAACCAAGACCAAGAACTAAAACAGAATGTTCAGAATGACCTCATGGATAGGGTGAAATCGAGCAACTTTAGAGAAGTGGATCGCAACAAAGATtaatattacaaaaaaaaccagGAAGGATGAGATCACATCCAGGACTCACTTCCCTGTTTGACAATGTGGATCACAGAAGTGCTGACAGGGTAAAAAATGCTCTGGTTTACTTTGGGTTCACAGAACCCATAAAGACAGGCTTCCTCAAGGCCTCAGCACGCACACGGAACTGGTAATAGATGCGCTATGAATGATAAAGACATGAAGGACAcaccctctctcacacacacacacacagattcttGTACTTCAGGGAGAGTGTCTCTAATGGGTTAGCCAATAAAATCTTAAAGCCTATCATATAACAGCCAGTTATAGGGTTATAAACTACTACCAACACACAAATCCTCTGTCAACACATTTCACAAGAGTAAATAAATATACTAACTCCACCAATATAGATATTTCTAAtgataacatttaatttaataaacgTTATAGACTGATGATTTCGGGCCACAGCGCTCCTCCACAGTTCATCACGCACGTCAACTGAAGGCCGTGGTTTATCCACCTTTAAATAAACCCCACACAGATAATCCGAGCGTCCCGGAGCTCCCTTGCGGGGCGCCAGTGGCATTTCCATTTGAACAGCTGACGCGCACGCAGCGCTGAGAGGCCATAAGGAGATGACAGGTAGCCCGGAGGACCGCTGCTGACATAACGCAAGCCCATTCCTGGCATTTGTGACGTGTGCAGTGCTAAATCTGGAGCTGATGACACAATAATGTCAGATAAATTAAcctgaaattatttttcttagCTTCTGTTAATTTgacgaaaaaaataaaaaaataaaaataattgctgGCTTTTAGTGTAAACAGCTGTTTTCTTCTCCAAACAAACCAAAAGCCCCGGGCAATGCCCTCTACCTGTGGAGCGAGACAGGTGACTGTGCGCAACGGCGGACACTCACCAGCTGATTTCCGTGTGTTTCGCCGAGGACAATAACCAAGGAGTCCGAAGTTGGAACTAACCGCCAGCCACCATCTTCCGCAGGAACGAAGAGGACGAAAGTGTCGGGTTTGTCACGGGGTCCGTCCGTGACACGTCCCCCGGTCTCATTACAGCCGATGCCGCTGAACGCGCCGCCGCACGCCTCGACCGGACGCTGCTACCGCGCAGAGAACGAGCGCCACTCCGTGCGCTCTTTCCCAGCAGCAACAGGGAGGCGCATCAAGCTGCGTATCCCTGTCTCCCCGCTAAGGGGGTACTAAGGGGTTTTACCCTTCACAATAAGAGCAGAGCAAGACGCGCGTCAGGGGATTTTTGGACTCATCAGTCTTTTTGTCCTGTTTCCTTGTGGagagacttttgtttctttttatgcaatcaaacaaaaaatggatttgtaacccaaaaaatgttttttcgaACAAAAAATAGATTTGCGAACAAAcaaagatttgcaaccaaaaataatgatgtttatagataataatggtcttgtttgcaaatatcttttttttttacttcatatcctttttttgtttgattgcataaaaataaacaattttcTCTCCATAAAAATTCACGCTTAAATTAGCATCTTCCTGTGTTCAGACACTCACCGcccctcacactcacaccttcaaAGTCACCAATGTATCTACATTGGAAGGTTTttataccgggggggggggggactcgaaCATTTGATCCCAAGTCAGAATTTGAAACCAGCATTCTCTTTGTGAGGTGGCATCACGAAACactgtttgtacttgtactgtaatacatgctactgtttgactgtacttgtactctaacattctatctaataaatatattcatcatcatcatcatcacccagtCTCAATGATAATACTAagaatcattattattatcattagtaCTAGTAGTAGACTAGTAGTAGTATCGATGGTGGCAGTAATAACTAGCAGGATAGGCTTTGATTGTCgttcagtgttttattttaaaggcGGGGTGACAGTTTCCTGTGTCCGTGTCTCTAACTGCGGTTGctttgtcctgctgctgcttagagTTTTGTACCATTTTCTTTTTAGTAAGGGGATCACAGTACAAACATTTATATACCAAGAAATCAACCCACCCTTCAGAAAAGATAATCAGATCAATAGCATCCAGTAGTTTAACGTCTTATTATCTTATTTAGTGTTATCTGCCGGTGAAAGCTTCTGCTGGGTTCCATTTGGCCTCTGATAAACCAGCCAAATGCAACACTGGAAACCAACAGGCCTCAGAGCCACTGGATAATTATAGGGAACATGCTGCACTGATAACACTGTTTGCAGCCGAGGAGCTTCATGAGAAGGTGTTTGGATTATTAAGACATCGCTTAAACAAATATCAGTGCCTGGAGAAATGTCGGAATATGAAGGGTAATGAAGCTCTTACCCATTTAACATCATTCAATAACACACAAATGAATGTCAGCCATTCTCCTGTGAGCATCTTCTAAGGCtgcagaaagaaacagaaggaaTGGAGAAGCATTTAATATCTGAGCACTGATTAATCACAGAGAACATATGCAATGTACGTCTGGAGATCAGAAACAACAGTACAGTCAGCAGActataaatatattacattCTGCATTTGTCGTTATATTTTATGTttctgctgagactgttgcctccgcgacccggcccaGGATAAGCTGTGGAAGATGTTAgatgtttaaaatatatttccagCTGCAATACAGAATGATTTTGTCTTTGATTGTTCCTGGATATAAGGTctctacttaaaaaaaaaacatggaaaagGTCAAACAACACATATCTCAAACAGAGTAAAGAGATTTAAGTACTATATCCACTTTCTTTGCTCAAATTAGAATTGTATTTCCTAAAATTTCACAAGTGATGCTGCAAAATAAGTTTCAAAATCGGATTTTAATGATCACAAACACTGCAATAATTTTCAGTGAATAGAGTAGTAGCAAAATATAATTCAGCACTTTGAGACGCCATATTTTCTCCACACACGTTAGAATCATGTTTTATCATTTGTAGATTATGCATGTATGCATTGTGCGTAGATTGTTTTCCATAATGGCATGTCCAGATCTATACGTtcctttcgctcacgtaaattgcatagttagtgcattatggttattatttattgtttgagttattgttaattaatattacatgtgctgcatGTATGTGTGAATATGTccttacatatgtgtgtacagtatatatatgtatttatgtttatgtatatgtgtgcgcatgtatttggcgttgttttatcattttattcttggttgtttacgtggtcgaaataaataaataaataaataaatacgtttttatcTCGATACAGCCACTAAACTGTCACAGACAGAGGAAATGCTTTTCTATGACTCTTATTCTACATTATCTAAATTACGTACTATATTTGTAGTAGTCTCAAAATGTCCTGAAAACCGTTCAAGATATcttgcagacaaacaaataaaaaaacaggaggTAATATACTATTAAGAGAAAaaagcagcaataaataaaactgtttaaaaaaaggaaaacgttTTCAATGTGATTACAGTGAACATTAATGCCAGATATCCCATAATATGGGCTATTTTTTATATTAACGTCCATTTGAAGTGATGACTCACTAAGAGACACAGCTTACATGTACAATGACCAAATACGATTGTAACACCCATGGAAAGAAACTTTAGTCAAATACttttgttgtattattattattatttacccGAGCAATGCCGGAAGTACAGTGGATTTACCGTCAAGATAAACCAAGAACTTCACTGTGAACAGCAAGTACGCTTTAATTggacatattttctttttatttctttttcattatcATATTCTACAAATAACGAATaacaaaactgaaatgaaataagGTCAAATTCTTGCACAAAATATGAATTGTATGTCATAAGTAATACCTGTAAttccctttttattttgaaagtcataGAGGCACTTCCGTTCATTGTGCGTTGTGTGGACAAGACGTCGCCATTTTGGCTGAGTTTCTTCCTGAACTTTTTTACTTTCGCGTTCTCCTGTTTGATTTTTGGAAGTAACAAACATGGGTGCTTGTTTAGCACTGGGTTCCCTCGCCAGCTGCGTGAGTACACACCCACGGTTCTTCTGCCGCGACACGACGTAATACGGTTGACTTTGTATttcttaaaatgtcataaatatttAGCTAGCGTTCGGTTAGCAAAAACAACCTGACGACGTCGGCACCACGTGACGTGAAACGGATTTAGGTCAACTGTTAAAGCCAGTATTTCAATATCGGTAATCCGACCATTATGTTTATGTTGAAAACTATGCCGTACATGAATGTTGTAACAAATACGCTGAATGTTTGTGACGTTTCTGAGTTCTGAAACTCTTCTCTCTTAATGAAAGTTAAAGTCAACGTTTAACTTGTTTCACAATTGTTTGTGTTTAACTTTATAATCAAGCAAACCCGAATTACTTTTGCTCAGTGAGGAGATGAATACGTTGCGATGTAAGGCCTGATTCCAGATTAgggacacttttttttttcccctgtactTCGATGTAAATAAGAAATATTTCGTCTGTTGCTTTATGAAAATTAACTTAGTCAACTGTAACAGCAGTATTAAGAACAAAATACAGTTGAATGTGTGCGCTATACGGGGCGTTTTCTGAGTGCGCGCTGTTTCCGGGTTCTGCTCACGGGTTTGCTCAGTCTGATGCGTCACTGTTATGTTGCCTTGATTTACAACATACCATCTTCTTGGTGGGTCTATAGCAGgaatggatccccccccccccacacacacaatctttATTATAACCGGGCATAAAATCATATGAAATTACTCAAGGGTTGTAACAAAATACACAACTGCTCTGACTTGTTTCTATTGTTTGCGTTGGATTCTATTTCAGTTATTAAACATTTGCTGTTCTTGTGCTAATGTCATCGGTGCGTCGTCATGTTTAGTGAGGGAGGACTGGTTTCATGGCTTTGTCGCTGTCTCGTAATTATACGGGAATGGAGCtggaagagaaaggaagagattTCTAATGACGCCTTTAATTTCTGCACTGAAATCATTTTTTCTCTGTGTCTGGAAGTGTGCAGAAGACGGAGAATGATAGTTGCCTTGACAACAGACGCGGTTGTCATGTGTTCTTTCCTTTCCGTCCCCAGATTATGCGAGCCATGCGTGAATTAGCCTGATTTAATCCACACCGCCGAGCGCCCGTGCTTGATCTTAACGCTACATGACTCTGCATGGAGCCGCTGCTACTTTTTCCACCCACCTCTTTTCTCCAGGCGTCCTGTCTGTGTGGCACGGGGTCCTGCCTCCTGTCGTCATGCTGCCCGTCGGCGTACAACTCCACCATGAGCCGACTGgccttctccttcctgctgctgctcgggaCTCTGGTGTCTGTCGTTATGATTCTCCCAGGCATGGAGGAACATCTCAAACAGGTGCGTCAGATGGGACCAGATCAAATGTAATGGCTGTTCCAGTCAGGCGGTTATTCTGAGCCATATGCTATTTCTAATTGAAGATGAGTTcgaaaaatatttcaaatttcATGAGGCTGTAACCCCAGCAACAgggataaatatatatatttgttgttgttatttttagcCTTGGGGGGGATTTGAtggtttaattaaaatattaaagtgaATCAGTGTTCCAGCGGACCCAACTTTAACACTTTCTGTCCTCcaccttttatttcttttgttttcccgCTGTCAGATTCCCGGTTTCTGTGTTGGTGGTACTTCCATCGTACCTGGAATACAGAACAAGGTTAACTGTGACGTCATTGTCGGATACAAGTCGGTGTACCGCATGTGCTTTGCCATGGcttgcttcttcttcctcttcgcCATCATCATGATTCGGGTGCGCAGCAGCAAAGATCCACGGGCTACAATCCAAAACAGGTTTGGGCTATGCTTCGGTGCCGAACACGCTGCTCTCTGGTGGCCAAACGGGTGTACCGCAGGTGTTAGAGTGAATTGCTCGtaaaagttttctttttcttttatagtTTCTGGTTCTTCAAGTTCCTGTTGCTGGTTGGGATAACTGTGGGTGCTTTCTTCATTCCAGACGGCACATTTAATACAGGTATTTGTGAACTAAATCAGATTTCTGTTTGTTAGTCTTTATAAAAGTTTGTTCTTTGATCAGATGGTTGTGAAGCAGCAAGCAGTAGGCGTCATGTAGATATTTGACTCGTTCATTATTCTGGGGAAATTAGAGAAAATCTTATTTGTGGTCGGAAAGGTTGGATTTACAACttttacaaaatatgattaTAATAAAACATCAAGTACATATTCTTTATCCAAATgctgttattatatttatactaGTATATTGTATTAAAATATTGAAACCATTCTCAGgctctgtttttaattttaaatataataataggACAGTAATTATACACATAAAGGATTACCGTACTTCTGTTATTGCTTATTCTAATAGACTTCCTAAGAAATGTCCTGAatgtcattttgtctggtcttagTGTGGTACTACTTTGGAGTGGTGGgctccttcatcttcatcatcatccagctcATCCTGCTGGTGGACTTTGCACATTCCTGGAACCAGTCCTGGCTGGAGAAGGCCGAAGAAGGAAACACCAAGTGCTGGTTTGCAGGTAGAAGGGGGATAGTACTAATGATGCTCCAGGGACGTCTGCAGGTCCCTCTTCACATGGACTCTGTTTAAACCATGTCGGTTTGTTCGCTGTGTTTCCTCCCGGCTCTTGTTCTCCTCACAGCTCTGCTGACTGTTACCGTGGTCAACTTCGCCTTGGCTTTCACAGCGGTTGTTCTTTTCTATGTGTTCTACACCCAACCTGACGGCTGCACGGAGCACAAGGTCTTCATCAGCCTCAACTTCCTATTCTGCATCGGTGTGTCCATCGTGTCCGTCCTGCCCAAAGTTCAGGTAATTCAAAGACTTCAGAAGGCCGatagaatgagaataaaatcaTAGATTGTGGAATAAAGCCACAAAATGTTAATATGTTGTACCCGACCCGACGTGTGTAATGTTCTACCGCTGTAGAAGAAGAGTGTCTGGAATTTGATTCTCTCTAGAGGATAAACGTGTGTGGAATAAACATCTGTCCTGCCGTTCTTCCTGTCGGTGACGGAAGGCGACATTAACTCTGATTTCTCTTCCGCTTTCACGTCTCCACAGGAGGCTCAGCCCAGCTCAGGCCTGCTGCAGGCTTCCCTGATCTCCCTCTACACCATGTACATCACCTGGTCAGCCATGTCCAACAACCCCAGTAAGACCAACGCGTCTTTATTCAGAATGCTAGTTTAAAGACAACAGTGCACAGACGTGCATAAGCTCGGCTCGATCCAGTCATTGTTGTCCTTTTT is a window encoding:
- the serinc2 gene encoding serine incorporator 2 isoform X2 produces the protein MGACLALGSLASCASCLCGTGSCLLSSCCPSAYNSTMSRLAFSFLLLLGTLVSVVMILPGMEEHLKQIPGFCVGGTSIVPGIQNKVNCDVIVGYKSVYRMCFAMACFFFLFAIIMIRVRSSKDPRATIQNSFWFFKFLLLVGITVGAFFIPDGTFNTVWYYFGVVGSFIFIIIQLILLVDFAHSWNQSWLEKAEEGNTKCWFAALLTVTVVNFALAFTAVVLFYVFYTQPDGCTEHKVFISLNFLFCIGVSIVSVLPKVQEAQPSSGLLQASLISLYTMYITWSAMSNNPNQQCNPSLLSLIQRSSPTPSPGPVPTQAPNVQWWDAQSIVGLVIFLFCTLYASIRSSNNAQVNKLMQTEEGQGLTSSESLVGEDGVRRAVDNEEEGVTYSYSFFHVCLFLASLYIMMTLTNWYKPDQAMETMQTAMPAVWVKISSSWLGLLIYLWTLVAPLVLPDRDFR
- the serinc2 gene encoding serine incorporator 2 isoform X1 codes for the protein MEPLLLFPPTSFLQASCLCGTGSCLLSSCCPSAYNSTMSRLAFSFLLLLGTLVSVVMILPGMEEHLKQIPGFCVGGTSIVPGIQNKVNCDVIVGYKSVYRMCFAMACFFFLFAIIMIRVRSSKDPRATIQNSFWFFKFLLLVGITVGAFFIPDGTFNTVWYYFGVVGSFIFIIIQLILLVDFAHSWNQSWLEKAEEGNTKCWFAALLTVTVVNFALAFTAVVLFYVFYTQPDGCTEHKVFISLNFLFCIGVSIVSVLPKVQEAQPSSGLLQASLISLYTMYITWSAMSNNPNQQCNPSLLSLIQRSSPTPSPGPVPTQAPNVQWWDAQSIVGLVIFLFCTLYASIRSSNNAQVNKLMQTEEGQGLTSSESLVGEDGVRRAVDNEEEGVTYSYSFFHVCLFLASLYIMMTLTNWYKPDQAMETMQTAMPAVWVKISSSWLGLLIYLWTLVAPLVLPDRDFR